A window of Quercus robur chromosome 12, dhQueRobu3.1, whole genome shotgun sequence genomic DNA:
CTGTTGAGTAGTCACAGAATCACACAGAGCAAGAGTTTAGCATATCTCTCATTTTGTAAGAATAAGTTTTTCAATTTAAAGGatactttctttttattgttagaAATACAAAAAGGAATGAATCTCTCAAACTAGCCAAAGCATATGGGCAAATCATGCAGAGGAAATATTACTTCTAGATTCCATTAATTTATGAAATGCACTAtgaatttttcataatttagaCTGATTATGGTTGGTACCACGTTAACCCAAAATCTTAAATTATTAGGTTTTGAAATCAAATGTTAAATTCAACAGATGAAGACACGTTGCTGCATCACCATTTTGAATGCAAAGATAGCAGTTACCAACCACAAATCAATCTGAAGATGATTAAGTTCCTCTCTCCTGTTTAATGGTAGTTAAAAACTTTGCACCTGATGCTGTTTAGCAAATACTTCCTTTTCTTCACAAATGGATTACAAAATTAAGTTTTGTCGCTTGACTCAAGGAATTGTGGTTTGAttaccacaaaaattaaaaaaaaaaaaaaaaaatttaaaataacctTTCAGTTATGCTTCCTTATTTACTTTTACCATTTCTAAGGTAGATTCTGATGTAGTTAGTCCAGCGCGTAACGGATAATCTTTCTAAGGTTCTCTCCATAATTAAAACTTGACATTAACCCCTATTCTACTCATATGAGATAAGAAATTATTCCAACTTGGGATCTCATTATAACTCCCCACCCCTCTTCTCCCTTTTCTTTCTGCTAGGCATTTTACCTAAATACTAACCCTTGCAAAATAACAACCACATAGATCCTTGGGTACTGTATCAGATtcgaaaagaaataaaaataaactgtataatatttaacataagAAAATTGTCTATTTCTTCAGTTTCTAAgctaaaaaagaataagaatgagagaaaattcaaagtCTATCCTTAATTGTGTTGTAACCTGGCCATTtgattgaaaaataagaaattgtAAAAGTTAATAGAATGACAGCTAAAATACATCCTCTATAACTGGTAGAGTTTTATAATTTTGGTGCTCTCAGGACAGAACAAGCTCACTGCTAGCTCATGAGATAATTCAAGAGTTTTGATCTGGTTAATTTAGTTGAGCGGGATGAGGCATTCCTTTGGCCTAAAGGCTCTCTCTCTGGTCAATTTGactctataaaataaaacataccagtggaaaaaaaatattatagtttCCTTTACAATAGGTGATGATGATACCTTTATAGTCCataaaaatttgacactttgGGAAGCCATGGGGGCACTGGGCAGGGGAGTAGGGATGGCAAAATGCCACCACTCCACTCCATAGCCAGGTTTCCTTGCCCTgaggttgtgtgtgtgtgtatttaagGCATTAATGAAAGCAGAAAGGCCCATGAAAATTAATGTTAACAACCAGTTCTCCAGCTATTAAATCTTGGCACCTCATTATAGACGGATATATGGAATGTAGAAATAGAATTGTACCACTAACCTGAGGTTTAACTTCTACTATGTGTTGGCCACTCTTGACAGAAACTGGCTCATTAGCGAGAACACTCTCCAGGTGGTCAAGAAGTTCCTTAGCCTGGCATGAGCCAAAATCTGGATCTGCATATTGATAACTCCAAACAAGAGCACTCTCTTTTGTCTCTATGGTAGATCCATCAGTTGTTTCAGTATATAATTGCATTACTGGCTCAGCAATCTGTTTCCAATCAAAATCTGGCACAGAAACACAAGTTTCCCAATCTGCCTCATGATTTGTCCTGAAAAGAACAACAATCAAATTGAATGACACAAAAATAATTGGGATTTGGAATATGCCGTTTTGacaatattgtgaaaaatgaatGCCAACTGAGGAATGGATTGTTAACAATAATCACAGCCAATATTACGCTAATATATGCTAAAACAAATGGAATAAAAGATATAATGACAATAGAATAAACCTTTTAAAAGCTATGTGATCACTACATATTATGATAACAATATGACTTATTTGCCCTTGGACTTTATGAGTCCAGTGTTAAAGTTGGGTTGGTTGGGTAGGTGTTAGGTTCAAAACTCATGAAGCAAATCCATCTCCTTCTGAACTCAGCTGTGATTTTGATTACAAATCTTTAAGAACAGAAACTTGATGGACAATTATTAAATGGATTGCACAACCATATGCTGGTTTCATTTTATTACATCCCTTAAAATTGTTGGGTATACATAAGTGAGTGGAAATCCCACACagagaaaataatcaaatataccAAAAACTAGAGAAATTAATGCAATATAATTAAGCCCAAACTCATAAGCTCAAACTTTTAGGTTAAGTGGTATAAGACCTCAATTGGGGTCTCCCAAGATATTATCTTATACAGAGAGGTCTCAAAGCCCCATGGAGAGAAACTAATAAAACACAAGCTATTGGGTTAAGTGGTGTCCCTAAATGTTAAGTTAAGGCCTCAATTAAAGTCTCCCCATAGTACTATCTTCACAACAAAAGTAACCAAATTGCTGATTTTTCAGGTTGAGGGCAATAGGCTCTACCACTAGATGATTTCAACATGCAAAAGCCTGTGAAGCCAAGCCTGAATAAATTTTAAGACTCAAATGCTGTAGGAACATCAGATATATGAAACAGCaatatatgcaaaattaagacATTTAGGTTTGGGATTTAAGGGGCATCTGGATATCTCCAGTAAACTGGATGGTCCATTCACATTGCAATTGAAGACAAGCTGGTGAAATATGAAGGATTGAAATAACCACCACCACAAGGGCTGTCAATTTTAGAAATCCAAATTTAAGTAACAGAAGCAAATACATGTAAATGAGATCCTAATATCACTTTTCCATTTTCTCCTTGGCTTTCCAACATACGGCATGAAGCTGTGGATATTAGTCAGCCAACCAAAATGGACATACTAGAGATTAGCTCTTTATTCAATTGAAGACACAAACCTAAGCCACCAAATTTGCAATAACTAACAACCATGATCCAAATTTAAGACTCATCCATTACTACCACAAGGAAACCACCGTTGTGCAAATTAGGTTCTATTCAATTCACAAACAGATTAAGGGGAGCTAGTTAACACTTCTTCTGCAAAGAAAACCAGCAAATTCACCAATTGAATAAACGAAATTTCCTAGTATATGCTCAACATCATTTTGCATGTTGCCCATATGACATTGAGGAACAAATTTAGATGATggttaaaaatcaaaagatcaCATTTACAAGTGTGTAGAACAGCCTCAAGTTTGACATGGctctattttttggaaaagggaaaaaaaaattgtaccttACAAAATAACCATGCTCTGCTGCAAGCCCAAGATTTTCACAAGCAGAAAACCACTCAGTTAGAGTATTTCTTCCCTTCCCACTAACTAGGAAGACAACATTTTTGGGGTCCTGGCACAAGCTGTTTAAGATTCCAACAACTTCAGTATTAGCAGTTGTCGTAATTGAACCAGGCAACATCATAGCACCATCATAATCCAAAAGAATTGCTCGGCTCTTGGTCCTCTTATAAGATGAAACAATATGCTCAACTGAAAGTTTTCTGAAATTTGGATCCAAAGCGATCACTCGAAACCCTAAACCAAAACCAATTCCCCAGCACCTCCTCCGCACATGGTCCCTACATGCCCTTTCAAGATCTTGCAAAAAGCTACGTGCCCAATATGCAACATCATGAGTACTGACATACCTATAGTGCTTCTCATGCCTCATCTGTTTTTCAGCCTCAGAAACGATTAGGGCAGTATCCATAGCTTCAGCTACAGCATCAATGTTCCATGGGTTAACTCGAATTGCACCACTAAGTGATGGGGAGCACCCAATAAACTCAGATACCACCAGCATGCTCTTTTTTGGGGTCGATGGGTTTAGCCTTAAGGTCTCATCTAGTTTCTCATTTCCTTGTCGGCATATAATATATTCATAGGGTATAAGATTCATTCCATCCCTCACTGCTGTAACAAGACAACATTCTGCAATGACATAATAAGCAATTCGTTCAAAAAACTGAAGTGGGGTATCAATTAAGACTACTGGCTTATATCCTTGCCTTCCAAATGTTCCATTGATCCTGCTCACTGTGGCAGTAGTTTCAGATTGGACCTCCTGTACATCCTTCCCTCTGCCCCTTGCAGGGTTCGCAATCTGAACCAAAACAACTTTTCCCCTCTTATCAGGATGTTGTATGAGCAATTGTTCCATAGCCAGAAGTTTCAAGCTGATTCCTTTAAAGATGTCCATGTCATCAACCCCAAGCACAACGGTTTGGCCTCTAAACTGATCTCGTAACTCTGCAACCTTAGCTTCAGTATCAGGCAGATTCAAAACAGATTGAAGCTGGCCTATATGAATCCCAACAGGAAGAATTTTAATGCTTACAGTGCGGCCATAATACTCGAGCCCTATGTAACCCCGCTTTGATTGATAAGAAAGCCCAAGCATTCTACTACAACAAGATAGGAAGTGCCTAGCATAATCAAAAGTATGGAATCCGATGAGGTCAGAGTTTAAAAGAGCTCTAAGAAGTTCATCTCTAACAGGAAGTGTCCGGTATATCTCAGATGAAGGGAATGGACTATGAAGAAAGAAACCAAGTTTTACCCTATTGAACCTCTTCCTCAAAAATGTTGGTAAAACCATCAAATGGTAGTCATGAACCCACACAAAATCATCATCAGGACTGATCACTTCCATTACTTTATCAGCAAATATCTTGTTCACTGATAAATAAGCTTGCCAAAGGGACCGATCAAACCGACCACCAAGATCCGGTGATAGAGGGAGCATGTAGTGAAATAGAGGCCACAAATGTTGCTTACAGAATCCATGATAGAATTTACTGAAAAGCTCAGTGGGGATAAATGCCGGTACACATTTGAAAGTTTCAAGTAAAGTTTGAGCAACATCGTCTTGCTCACGAGGATCAATCTGTTCTTTAAGACAGCCAATATAGGTTACTTCAACATCTTCTCCAAGGCCATCTTTAAGTTGTAATAGAAGTGAGTCCTCATCCCAGCTAAAAATCCACTCTCCACTGTCACTTCGATGTGCCCGGAGTGGAAGCTGGTTTCCAACAATGATCATCCGTTCTTGAGAGACGGATGAGGGAGCATCAGAGCCAGTGCTCTCATCATCTAGCTCGGACAGTACACCAGCAACAGTTGCAACTCGAGGAAGCCTCCTCCTCTCACGACCAAAAGTTAGAGAAAGAGCATCACCAGAAGCAAGATCCAATAAGTTAGAATATGACCTTGAAACCATTGTGATCGAGGACAAAACACTTTTGGTCTACAAGGAGTACAAAGAGGACTCTCTTGATTCCTGAAAATCAAGTTCTAcactgaaaaaaaataataataaaatcagaATATATATGCCAGAAGTTCCCCAAATCTCTAagcaaaatgaaatataaacCTCCCAATCACTCACTATCCCAGTAACTGCATATCTGTATAtgtaaattttcaaaagaaactCAGTTGAGCCTCTCTTGAATTCTACATATGATTCCGAATTATGAAAGCCTAACCAGacataaagaggaaaaaaacaaacccGGCATACAGATTCTACATATGACAATTATTCATTATACATACGTACATATATATGATTGACACTCAGCACTTACTTGAGCAAAACTCATAAGAAATCTGATTTTAAGAAATTCTAAACAGATTTGGGAGTACCCAGAAGCTAAATCAGACAAACCATCATCAAATGGTGACAAAATTACCTCCAGAATCCAACAATACAGCAACCCGGGAAAACCAGGAATGTCAAGAGGGTCTATTTGGACAGCAAAACTGACGAAAGTGGCTTAAAAAGGCCAAATGCATAAGCAACCCAGTATCATtggataaaaaatttatatatatttgtgtatatatatatatagtaagaaGCTTTAGAGAGTCAACTTTAGCTAACCAGTAGAAGATGCAGCCATACTTTTGAAGTGGGAAGTGAGCAAAAGTAGGAGAAAGTGGCATgcaacataaaagaaaaaagaaccacAAGAAAGATAAAAGCTTTATAATTGGtacaaacaataaaaatgaactTACACTTGAAGGCCTAGAAgaaagacaaagagagagagagtgtgtcacactgtgtgtgtgtgtgtgcgtgtttgTGAATTGATAGTCCAGACGCAAAGGaaagattctctctctctactttgtGACAATACCATTAGCAGAACTTTTCTTTTACTTCCAGTTTGCACAAAAAGcttatttgtgattttttttttttttttttttataacatccGACAACAAGTGGTAAGGGATGTCCTTATTCATAGAAGAACTtgattcctctctctctctccagtctCTGAGTATGACTGTGCGTGTGTTGGTGTGAGCGAGCGAGTGAATGAGCGATTAGTGATTACACGAGGAACAGTGAGAACAGTACACTCCAACGTTttatccaaaaaacaaaagtacaCTCCAACGTTGTTAACCATggttagtttatttatttattggttttgattaatTGCTTGCCTTCGTCTACCTAACGCAAATAGaggttattggttcaaattccAGTTTAGCGCGTGTATTACACGAATCTTTTAGAGGGAAGATCAATCATTAAAGATATGTTCGGTTACCGCTTATTTGCTTAgaactaaaaatatattattaaaaatactgtaataaaatattttcttaaatgtAAAATACTGTTTACAAATGTTATTCACGCGTTTCGTGCTTTGGTTGGTCTATGAACAATGTCATGGGACCAATCAAAAAAATGCAAACGCAACTTCAG
This region includes:
- the LOC126709702 gene encoding alpha,alpha-trehalose-phosphate synthase [UDP-forming] 5, which gives rise to MVSRSYSNLLDLASGDALSLTFGRERRRLPRVATVAGVLSELDDESTGSDAPSSVSQERMIIVGNQLPLRAHRSDSGEWIFSWDEDSLLLQLKDGLGEDVEVTYIGCLKEQIDPREQDDVAQTLLETFKCVPAFIPTELFSKFYHGFCKQHLWPLFHYMLPLSPDLGGRFDRSLWQAYLSVNKIFADKVMEVISPDDDFVWVHDYHLMVLPTFLRKRFNRVKLGFFLHSPFPSSEIYRTLPVRDELLRALLNSDLIGFHTFDYARHFLSCCSRMLGLSYQSKRGYIGLEYYGRTVSIKILPVGIHIGQLQSVLNLPDTEAKVAELRDQFRGQTVVLGVDDMDIFKGISLKLLAMEQLLIQHPDKRGKVVLVQIANPARGRGKDVQEVQSETTATVSRINGTFGRQGYKPVVLIDTPLQFFERIAYYVIAECCLVTAVRDGMNLIPYEYIICRQGNEKLDETLRLNPSTPKKSMLVVSEFIGCSPSLSGAIRVNPWNIDAVAEAMDTALIVSEAEKQMRHEKHYRYVSTHDVAYWARSFLQDLERACRDHVRRRCWGIGFGLGFRVIALDPNFRKLSVEHIVSSYKRTKSRAILLDYDGAMMLPGSITTTANTEVVGILNSLCQDPKNVVFLVSGKGRNTLTEWFSACENLGLAAEHGYFVRTNHEADWETCVSVPDFDWKQIAEPVMQLYTETTDGSTIETKESALVWSYQYADPDFGSCQAKELLDHLESVLANEPVSVKSGQHIVEVKPQGVNKGIVAEHLLSTMQQKGMLPDFVLCIGDDRSDEDMFEVILSARDSLSPVAEVFACTVGQKPSKAKYYLEDTTEIVRMLQGLANASEQAARNVPPAPHRVVIADSK